One Trachemys scripta elegans isolate TJP31775 chromosome 4, CAS_Tse_1.0, whole genome shotgun sequence genomic region harbors:
- the MRPL23 gene encoding 39S ribosomal protein L23, mitochondrial, whose translation MASGKVLYPLYQLGNPQLRIFRPNFFMTLVRPGVTQPEDTVQFRISMQMTRVDVKNYLEKIYNVPVSVVRTRIQYGANNKRNHKNQKVKKPDYKVAYVQLGQGQTFQFPNLFPEKEETPEPGSVEDIQKEFMENERQRQAADPRRGGVTDWFGL comes from the exons ATGGCCAGCGGGAAGGTTCT CTACCCCCTGTACCAGCTGGGAAACCCCCAGCTGAGGATTTTCCGACCTAACTTCTTcatgacactggtgaggcctggTGTGACACAGCCAGAAGATACTGTACAGTTCCGTATCTCCATGCA GATGACGAGAGTGGATGTTAAGAATTACCTTGAAAAAATATACAACGTGCCAGTGTCTGTTGTGAGGACCAGAATACAGTATG GTGCAAACAATAAAAGGAACCacaagaaccagaaagtgaagaaGCCAGATTACAAGGTTGCGTACGTACAGCTG GGTCAGGGACAAACCTTTCAGTTCCCAAACCTATTTCCAGAGAAAGAAGAAACCCCAGAACCTGGCTCTGTCGAAGACATCCAGAAGGAATTTATGGAGAACGAGAGACAGAGGCAGGCAGCTGACCCCAGGCGAGGAGGAGTCACCGACTGGTTTGGACTTTGA